In the Bacillus sp. HSf4 genome, CAATCGAAATATGCATGCTGCTCCTCCTCTGACTGAGTAAAATGCCGGCTTAAACGGAGCATCCCGGGATTTTTCAGAGCAGGCCCAACAGCCTTTTCTTTCTGATGGGAAGCGGCGGCTCTTTTGGAATCACCCGGTTTTGTAAAAGAAGCCCGGCATTTTCTATAAACATACTCAAGAAGTCGCGGCCATATTCGTTTTCTACGGCATCAAATAAGAAGGAGCGTGTCGTGAGATTGTGGGCGTCTGAGGCGATGAAATGGGCGAGATTTGCTTCGATCAAGCGGCGGGACAGCCATTTAACGTTTCTGCCGAAGCGTCCGGCCAGACTTGAACATGTAAGCTGGACACATGCGCCATTTTTAACAAGGCGGTGCAATACACCGGGGTTTTCCATTACTTCTATGTTTCTCTCAGGGTGGGCAATAACCGGAATATATCCGTTTAATTGAAGATCAAACAGCAGTTTTTCCGCATAGCGCGGCACATGATGATAAGGCAGCTCGATCAGCACATACTTCGTATCAGAGAGGCTGAGCAGTCTGCCGCGGCGGAGGTCATCCTTCAATTCCCCGTATAAACGGATTTCCTGTCCTTGTGTGATGTTTAGCGGGATATGTTCCTGCTCTATTCTGGCTCTTAATGCTGAG is a window encoding:
- a CDS encoding CpsB/CapC family capsule biosynthesis tyrosine phosphatase is translated as MIDIHCHILADVDDGAMSINDSLGMAKKAVAQGIHTIIATPHQNRRYRNQKEKILAGVSALRARIEQEHIPLNITQGQEIRLYGELKDDLRRGRLLSLSDTKYVLIELPYHHVPRYAEKLLFDLQLNGYIPVIAHPERNIEVMENPGVLHRLVKNGACVQLTCSSLAGRFGRNVKWLSRRLIEANLAHFIASDAHNLTTRSFLFDAVENEYGRDFLSMFIENAGLLLQNRVIPKEPPLPIRKKRLLGLL